A single region of the Polymorphum gilvum SL003B-26A1 genome encodes:
- a CDS encoding M48 family metallopeptidase: MTRELHCLQYGEQEIQYEIVRRPRKTLEIAVEPDASVVIAAPEDATLDAIEAKLRKRAAWVTRQQRYFSQFLPRTPERRFVAGETHLYLGRQYRLKVVPHVQESVKLIRGFIVVQTHRPTRPEVTRELVEAWYRDRAHIKFPERIELCLGLFPDPEAFRPKGLIVRQTRQRWGSMSPAGRLLLNRRLVQAPVDAIDYVITHELCHVAEPHHGAAFFDLLDKVMPDWERRKQRLERAMA, from the coding sequence ATGACGCGGGAATTGCATTGCCTGCAGTACGGAGAGCAGGAGATCCAATACGAAATCGTCCGCCGCCCGAGGAAGACACTGGAGATCGCCGTCGAGCCGGATGCGTCGGTGGTGATCGCGGCCCCGGAGGATGCAACGCTCGACGCGATCGAAGCCAAGTTGCGGAAGCGCGCCGCTTGGGTGACGCGGCAGCAGAGGTATTTTTCCCAGTTCCTACCGCGGACGCCGGAGCGCCGGTTCGTCGCCGGAGAAACGCATCTTTACCTGGGGCGCCAGTACCGGCTGAAGGTCGTCCCGCATGTCCAGGAAAGCGTGAAGCTGATCCGCGGCTTCATCGTCGTGCAGACTCACCGGCCGACTCGCCCGGAGGTAACACGCGAACTGGTCGAAGCATGGTACCGGGACCGGGCCCACATCAAGTTTCCGGAACGGATCGAACTCTGTCTCGGTCTGTTCCCAGATCCCGAGGCATTCAGGCCGAAGGGGCTCATCGTACGTCAAACCCGGCAGCGATGGGGGTCCATGTCACCGGCCGGACGTCTGCTACTGAACCGCCGCCTCGTGCAGGCGCCGGTCGATGCCATCGACTACGTGATCACCCACGAACTCTGCCACGTGGCCGAACCCCATCACGGGGCAGCCTTCTTCGATCTCCTCGACAAGGTGATGCCCGACTGGGAGCGCCGGAAGCAGAGACTGGAACGGGCCATGGCCTAA